The Mycobacteriales bacterium region GCACCGACCCCGGCAACCAGGCGCAGACCTTCCAGGCCCAGGTGCGGCTGGTCCAGGAGTGGCGGCGCTTCCCGTTCCTGGATCCCGCCCTGCCGGCCGAGCTGCTGCCGCCTACCTGGCCCGGATCGGCAGCCGCCGACCTGTTCCACCGCCGGCACGACCAGTGGCATGCCGACGCGCAGGAGCACTGGGAGCAGCTGTGCTCCTCCGCGGGCGCGCGCCTCTGATCCGTCAGCCCGGGGACGGGCTGGCGGCGACGGCCGCCGGCAGGTGGCAGCCCGTCTCCAGGGCCAGCGAGGCGTTGCTGAGGGTGCCGAAGCGCAGCCGCGAGCCACGCTCGCCCTGCAGGACGATCTCGTGCTGACCGGGCTGGTCCACCACGGTCTCGGCGGCGCCGAAGCCGGAGTCGACCACCAGGGGAGACACGCCTGGAGCGTACGGCGGCGGCCGGCCGTGCAGGGCCGGATGAGCATCCACGTCCGTGCCGCTGGTCCGGATCGACCAACGGGCGCCGACCAGCACCGCACGACCCCCACCAGCACCGCAAGAAAAGTGCGGATCATCTGCAATCTCGATGCGCAGCAAACAGGCCGGCGTGTCTGCTGCCGATCCAGTCCAGAGAAGATCAGCGCGTGGGCGTGCCCTGCGTAGGAGCCGGTCGGTTCCCGCCGCCGCTGGGCGAGCTGGCGTCCTCGCGCTCGACCCGGCCGCGATCCGGGAGTTCGCCGACCAGGTCGGCGATCCGCCGTCCTCTCGCGACAACCGGTTCCTCACGGGCAGCGCCACGCAGTCGCCCGCCATACGCTGGCTCCTCCCGCAGCGAGCCAGCCTGCCTGCTCATGGACCACGCGGTGCGCCGCTCCGCAGACGCGTGTGCCGCCCGGGCGGTGTGCACCACAGGTCAACAATCGGAAAATCTTGACCTGTGGTGTACACCCGCTGAGCGGCACAAGTCGATGTGCGCGTGCCCCGGCCCCCTCGGGTGCGCGCGCTCCCGGGCAAGCCGGACCCGGCAGCTCATCGGCGCACCGCCGCGGCGCCCGCCGCATCGGTCTGCCGGGCCCCTGCGGTGTGATCGTGGGGGACACTGCGCGAACTGTCCTCGCCGGCCCGAAAGGACGTCATGCAGCTCGCCCTGACCGTGGCGGACCCGGTCACGCAGTCGCTGTCGGACGTCCTGGTGGAGGTCGACGAGGACGCGACCGTGGACGAGCTGGCCCGCGAGCTGCTGACGCTGCTCCGCAGCGCCCCGGCCGGGGCGGTCACGTCGCTGGCCTCCCGGCGCGCGGGCGGCACCGAGACACTCACCGGCCCGTGCCGGCTCTACCTCGAGGGGGAGCAGCTGGACGGCCGGCAGGCCGTCCGCGACAGCCCCGTCCG contains the following coding sequences:
- a CDS encoding LppA family lipoprotein, whose amino-acid sequence is MSPLVVDSGFGAAETVVDQPGQHEIVLQGERGSRLRFGTLSNASLALETGCHLPAAVAASPSPG